A region of Labeo rohita strain BAU-BD-2019 chromosome 2, IGBB_LRoh.1.0, whole genome shotgun sequence DNA encodes the following proteins:
- the LOC127177622 gene encoding general transcription factor II-I repeat domain-containing protein 2, with amino-acid sequence MSFSKCICLICQSVIAIPKKGNVERHFRTVHKNYDTDFPPKSELRKRRVKELKSQLSGQQSFFSQLTSKGKAATEASFRVSHLIVKNKKSFQDGEMVKEAFVEAADSLFRDFKNKPEILSSIKALQLSRSTVTRRSEAMAEDLTQQLWKDITDCECFSLQLDESTDVSDTAQLCIFIRMVFNDMTAKEELLTVLPMKEHTRGEDIFQSFKNFMEKTRLPVCKLVSITTDGAPAMVGRSNGFIAKCREDDAFPDSLNYHCIIHQQALCAKMLNMKEIMDVATKIACSIRARSLQRRLFRAHLENADCDHSELLLHTDVRWLSRGKFLQRFRELCPEIKEFLRVAKHAEYSQLNDNLWLLDLAFLTDLTNMLNDLNLELQGKDKTVTNMISSVNAFKRKMQHFSSKLQRHDLANFQNLASELEMQGKSCVQLDNARYKEQIDNCLSEFDKRFQDFALLEPIATFMCYPFQEDAEVVSLALKIATLFHLNSSGVEDEILTLQADIQLKSRAHGQFWNLLTEEKYPNMRKCATSLTALFGSTYLCESAFSHMKIIKSKYRSTMTDDHLEVCLRLAISSYCPDYASLADSIQCKSSE; translated from the coding sequence ATGTCATTTTCGAAGTGCATTTGCCTCATCTGCCAGTCTGTAATCGCTATTCCAAAGAAGGGAAATGTGGAGCGGCATTTCCGGACTGTTCATAAAAACTACGACACTGACTTCCCTCCGAAAAGCGAACTAAGAAAAAGAAGAGTGAAGGAACTAAAATCTCAGTTGTCCGGACAGCAGTCATTTTTCTCACAGCTAACTTCAAAAGGGAAGGCAGCCACCGAAGCTTCGTTCCGAGTGAGTCACCTCATCGTTAAGAACAAGAAATCCTTCCAAGATGGAGAGATGGTAAAAGAGGCATTCGTTGAAGCAGCTGACTCGTTGTTCcgagactttaaaaacaaaccagAAATACTATCTTCGATTAAAGCTCTCCAGCTATCAAGAAGTACAGTTACACGGCGCAGTGAAGCCATGGCCGAGGATTTGACCCAGCAACTTTGGAAGGACATCACAGATTGCGAGTGTTTCTCACTGCAGTTGGACGAGTCTACAGATGTGAGTGACACAGCCCAGTTGTGCATTTTTATTCGGATGGTGTTCAATGATATGACTGCAAAAGAGGAGCTGTTAACAGTACTGCCCATGAAAGAACACACACGAGGAGAGGACATATTTCAGTCTTTCAAAAACTTTATGGAGAAAACACGGCTCCCAGTGTGCAAGTTGGTGTCCATCACCACGGACGGAGCGCCCGCGATGGTTGGCCGCTCGAATGGATTTATTGCCAAGTGCAGGGAGGACGATGCTTTCCCGGACTCTCTCAATTATCACTGCATAATACACCAACAAGCGTTATGCGCAAAAATGCTCAACATGAAAGAGATAATGGATGTGGCAACGAAGATCGCCTGTTCTATTCGCGCCAGATCTCTTCAAAGACGGCTATTCCGTGCGCATCTGGAGAACGCCGACTGTGACCACTCTGAGTTGTTGCTGCACACTGATGTGAGATGGCTTAGTCGAGGGAAATTCCTGCAAAGATTTCGAGAGCTCTGTCCGGAGATTAAGGAGTTTTTACGTGTAGCTAAACATGCAGAATACAGCCAACTAAATGACAATCTGTGGCTGCTAGACTTGGCATTTTTAACCGATCTGACCAACATGTTGAATGACCTTAATCTAGAGCTGCAAGGAAAAGACAAAACCGTGACCAATATGATCAGCTCAGTTAATGCTTTCAAACgaaaaatgcaacatttctccTCAAAGCTCCAGCGCCATGATTTGGCAAACTTCCAGAACCTCGCGTCAGAGCTGGAGATGCAAGGGAAGTCATGTGTGCAACTTGACAATGCACGCTACAAAGAGCAGATTGACAATTGTCTGTCAGAGTTTGACAAACGCTTTCAAGACTTTGCTTTACTCGAGCCAATCGCTACATTCATGTGCTACCCTTTTCAGGAAGATGCTGAGGTTGTTTCACTGGCATTAAAAATTGCAACACTGTTTCACCTGAACTCTTCTGGAGTGGAGGATGAGATTTTGACACTACAAGCCGACATTCAGCTGAAGTCTAGAGCTCATGGACAGTTCTGGAACTTACTCACAGAGGAAAAGTACCCCAACATGAGGAAATGTGCTACCTCCTTGACTGCATTATTCGGCTCCACTTATTTATGTGAGTCAGCCTTTTCCCACATGAAGATCATTAAGTCCAAGTACCGTTCCACCATGACTGATGATCATTTGGAAGTGTGCTTGAGGTTGGCTATCAGCAGCTACTGTCCGGACTATGCATCCCTGGCTGATTCCATTCAGTGCAAATCATCAGAGTAa